In Oscillatoria acuminata PCC 6304, a single window of DNA contains:
- a CDS encoding transglutaminase-like domain-containing protein — protein MKFKLGCTLNYNVESLSTFVFNIRVVETDCQKILTEQLIIDPDIRIDEYVTPIVENRYFRVNVPGGTNLNIFYQATVEMNHFYGDANTIAEVQPADLPVETFHYLYPSRYCESDRLHQLALSEFGELTTGYSRVTAICNWIYEKVIYEYGTSNPHTSAFDTATERIGVCRDFAHLAIAYCRALNIPARCVAGYAYGLNPPDFHACFEAYLGGRWYLFDATRLAPQNGIVRIGTGRDASDVAFATIFGDILLNKMDIFMEHIPEGNSSEVPELTTEAISIS, from the coding sequence ATGAAATTCAAACTAGGGTGTACGCTCAATTATAATGTTGAGTCCCTCAGTACCTTTGTCTTTAATATCCGCGTTGTCGAAACCGATTGTCAGAAAATCCTCACCGAACAATTAATCATCGACCCGGATATTCGCATCGATGAATATGTGACCCCCATCGTAGAAAACCGCTATTTCCGCGTCAATGTCCCTGGCGGTACGAATTTGAATATTTTCTATCAGGCAACGGTGGAAATGAACCATTTTTATGGGGATGCCAATACCATTGCCGAAGTGCAACCGGCAGATTTACCCGTGGAGACGTTCCACTATCTTTATCCGAGTCGGTATTGCGAGTCCGATCGCCTCCATCAGTTAGCGCTTTCTGAATTTGGAGAGTTGACAACGGGATATTCTCGGGTTACAGCGATTTGTAATTGGATTTATGAAAAAGTGATTTATGAGTATGGAACGAGTAATCCCCATACTTCAGCTTTTGATACGGCAACGGAACGGATTGGGGTTTGTCGGGATTTTGCTCATTTGGCGATCGCCTATTGTCGGGCCCTGAATATTCCGGCGCGATGTGTGGCGGGATATGCTTATGGGTTAAATCCGCCTGATTTTCATGCTTGTTTTGAGGCATATTTAGGAGGACGTTGGTATCTATTTGATGCCACTCGGTTAGCACCTCAAAATGGCATTGTTAGAATTGGCACGGGACGAGATGCTTCGGATGTTGCTTTTGCGACTATTTTTGGGGATATTCTTTTAAATAAGATGGATATTTTTATGGAACATATTCCGGAGGGAAATAGTTCAGAGGTTCCAGAATTGACAACTGAAGCAATTTCTATTTCTTGA
- a CDS encoding glycosyl hydrolase family 28-related protein has translation MNQPPNRLSPRWKKFWQFVCLAGCALSLILGGYAISNYNQNLSNSLDNSPPILPNSVAVNSVNSPEAVTVTSQAATPRNSRILASNCGSPQGGPTDNPIAEQYSNSSYPWTNQIKWNCVYNIEDFDGGTMVARFNAARDAAAANGGGVVYFPAGTYSFEDSISLKNGVVLRGEIPSVTDAKKSEFNPPSKLQFPKYEPQFSGDGTPNDTAFKTITTTAGDTDSNIGLVHLDINRTAISLRGDLDNGNNQNLVIFGIRSNNVAEPDPRVPDTSFQNPWLRYSYRFAANIKVNAKANILIANNRINDNITDNYDQPGYQVKPIKGEEIITYQEGNKVPFHYGNHYGIVVNRAKSEGFQKNANPQTEPGLFRPGITVRDNWVYHTMRVAISASGDGLVIQDNQVRDERGKQWWTDPTGLKEPRGAVTLENRAIDWSGSNVLVEGNQYEVYRHRIRDTQYLSVDGEGILIQECCGGTEVNGAIIRNNQGNTYIGLYKIPSIKKVEIIGNQVNNELTDIELIYVNADTNNAPGVMEDVTIANNIVNGGILAKGTAGGKRNTVENNQGNNSAALTYSCHVAAKGNTGFQEPPCLP, from the coding sequence ATGAATCAACCCCCAAATCGCCTTAGTCCTCGGTGGAAAAAGTTTTGGCAATTTGTTTGCCTTGCCGGTTGTGCGTTGAGTCTGATTCTCGGTGGTTATGCCATCTCTAATTATAATCAAAATTTGAGTAATTCTCTTGATAATTCTCCCCCAATCCTACCGAATTCGGTAGCAGTGAATTCCGTAAACTCCCCGGAAGCTGTCACCGTGACATCTCAAGCAGCAACCCCAAGAAATTCTCGAATACTTGCCTCAAATTGTGGCAGTCCCCAGGGAGGACCGACGGATAATCCCATTGCTGAACAATATTCTAACTCCTCCTATCCTTGGACCAATCAAATTAAATGGAACTGCGTCTATAATATCGAGGATTTTGACGGAGGGACGATGGTAGCGCGGTTTAATGCAGCGCGAGATGCCGCTGCCGCAAATGGGGGAGGAGTGGTCTATTTTCCTGCCGGAACCTATTCGTTTGAGGATAGTATTAGTCTCAAAAATGGAGTAGTTCTCCGGGGTGAAATTCCCTCAGTCACCGATGCCAAAAAATCCGAATTTAATCCCCCATCTAAGCTGCAATTCCCCAAATATGAACCTCAATTTTCCGGGGATGGCACTCCCAATGATACTGCCTTCAAAACCATTACTACGACTGCCGGAGATACGGACAGTAATATTGGATTAGTCCATCTGGATATCAATCGCACCGCCATTTCCTTGCGGGGAGATTTGGATAACGGGAACAATCAAAATCTGGTCATTTTTGGCATTCGCAGCAACAATGTCGCCGAACCGGACCCGCGAGTTCCTGATACTTCCTTTCAAAATCCTTGGTTGCGTTACAGTTATCGGTTTGCGGCTAATATTAAAGTCAATGCCAAGGCTAATATTCTGATTGCCAATAATCGGATTAATGACAATATTACCGACAACTATGACCAACCGGGTTATCAAGTTAAACCGATTAAAGGGGAAGAAATTATCACCTACCAGGAAGGAAATAAAGTCCCCTTCCACTATGGAAATCATTATGGAATTGTGGTGAATCGGGCCAAATCCGAGGGATTCCAAAAGAATGCCAATCCCCAGACCGAACCGGGATTATTTCGCCCGGGAATTACCGTCCGAGATAACTGGGTTTATCATACCATGCGAGTCGCCATTTCTGCCTCGGGAGATGGGTTAGTTATCCAAGATAATCAAGTTCGGGATGAACGTGGCAAACAATGGTGGACGGACCCGACGGGGTTAAAAGAACCCCGGGGTGCAGTCACTTTAGAAAATCGGGCTATTGACTGGTCCGGGTCCAATGTTTTGGTGGAAGGAAATCAGTATGAAGTGTATCGCCATCGCATCCGAGATACTCAATATTTGAGTGTGGATGGGGAGGGAATTTTGATTCAAGAATGTTGTGGAGGAACAGAAGTTAATGGGGCGATTATCCGCAATAATCAGGGAAATACTTATATTGGATTGTACAAAATTCCCTCGATTAAAAAGGTAGAAATTATCGGAAATCAAGTCAATAATGAACTAACAGATATTGAGCTAATTTATGTGAATGCGGATACCAATAATGCGCCTGGGGTGATGGAAGATGTCACGATCGCTAATAATATTGTCAATGGCGGAATTTTAGCCAAAGGGACAGCAGGAGGAAAGAGAAATACCGTAGAGAATAATCAGGGAAATAACTCAGCTGCTTTGACTTATTCCTGCCATGTTGCTGCGAAGGGAAATACGGGGTTTCAGGAACCTCCTTGTTTGCCGTAA
- a CDS encoding esterase/lipase family protein: MPLPTVILPGFFAAASEYREFEHLLNEQGFPALLVPLRKRDWVPTIGGRSIAPILRQLHATVQQALQEFNAPKVNLVAHSAGGWIARIYLGEKPYIIHGDVDESAQLWYATPFVSTLITLGTPHISQERWTLKNLDFVNTAYPGAFYPHVRYICLAGKAVYGARKRGQWLAHNSYRITCGIGETWGDGITPIEAAHLVGAENIVLDGVMHSPRSPLNWYGSPEILPRWVSYLGDCKI, from the coding sequence ATGCCCTTACCAACCGTCATTTTACCGGGTTTTTTCGCTGCTGCATCGGAATATCGGGAGTTTGAACACTTACTCAACGAACAGGGGTTTCCCGCCCTTTTAGTCCCCCTCCGTAAGCGGGATTGGGTTCCAACCATTGGCGGACGCTCGATCGCCCCGATTCTCCGCCAACTCCATGCCACTGTCCAGCAAGCCTTACAGGAATTTAACGCACCGAAAGTTAACTTAGTGGCCCATTCTGCTGGGGGATGGATTGCCCGGATTTACCTGGGAGAAAAACCCTATATCATTCATGGGGATGTTGACGAATCTGCTCAATTATGGTATGCCACTCCCTTCGTCAGTACCTTAATTACTCTGGGTACTCCCCATATCAGTCAGGAACGGTGGACCCTCAAAAATTTGGATTTTGTCAATACCGCTTATCCCGGAGCATTTTACCCCCATGTCCGTTATATCTGCTTGGCGGGAAAGGCGGTTTATGGGGCCCGCAAGCGGGGACAATGGTTAGCTCATAATAGCTATCGGATCACCTGTGGCATTGGGGAAACTTGGGGGGATGGGATTACCCCAATTGAAGCAGCGCATCTGGTGGGGGCGGAAAATATTGTTTTAGATGGGGTGATGCATTCGCCGCGATCGCCCTTGAACTGGTACGGGTCCCCAGAAATCCTACCTCGTTGGGTCTCCTATTTAGGGGATTGCAAAATATAA
- a CDS encoding cadmium resistance transporter: protein MSSIFTAVVTGITSFAATNIDDITVSMLLFSQTENRGFHPRDIVIGNYLGFTVLILACLPGLFGGLFLPPPWIGLLGFIPITVGIKQLLVRESDDEPEVQGIVTPGDTPPQKPSRWPRWITYLSQSQIYNVAALTVANGGDNIGIYVPIFASNRPIDLAVILVIFYVLVGVWSAIAYYLSRHRAIAIVLTRYGLILTPFVLITLGLFILMDNQSYRLLPGLS, encoded by the coding sequence ATGAGTTCTATATTCACCGCTGTAGTTACGGGTATCACCAGCTTTGCCGCCACCAATATTGACGATATCACCGTCTCCATGTTGTTATTTTCCCAAACCGAAAATCGGGGCTTTCATCCCCGAGATATTGTGATTGGGAATTACCTGGGATTTACGGTCTTAATTTTAGCTTGTCTCCCCGGTTTATTTGGGGGTTTATTTTTACCCCCCCCTTGGATTGGACTATTGGGATTCATTCCCATCACCGTCGGCATCAAGCAATTACTGGTTCGCGAATCCGATGATGAACCGGAAGTGCAAGGAATCGTCACTCCCGGTGATACCCCACCCCAGAAACCCAGCCGGTGGCCTAGATGGATCACCTATTTATCCCAAAGTCAAATTTACAATGTTGCCGCCCTGACCGTCGCTAATGGGGGGGATAATATTGGAATTTATGTTCCAATCTTTGCCAGCAATCGTCCCATAGATTTAGCGGTGATTTTGGTGATTTTTTATGTATTGGTGGGAGTCTGGAGTGCGATCGCGTACTATTTGAGCCGCCACCGGGCGATCGCCATTGTGTTAACCCGATATGGGCTCATTTTAACCCCGTTTGTTTTAATTACCTTGGGACTGTTTATTTTGATGGATAATCAAAGTTACCGCCTGTTACCGGGATTGAGTTAA
- a CDS encoding 4'-phosphopantetheinyl transferase family protein: MNIEWKPSPKIIKLSPQQVHVWRVELDRNSTEIRQFRAMLSEEEQKRADRFHFEHDRHRFIVGRGRLRSLLARYLQVAPEEIEFRYSAKGKPMLANVEQGLHFNLSHSGGLALYAIASQPVGIDLEQIRDLSDAEQLAKRFFTPAEAEAIAALPMAQKQAAFLNAWTRKEAYLKATGDGLAGLDEVEVSLIPGMPAKLVAIQGNSELASNWFIGELHPHPDYVAAVAIAGQDWQVCYFKDERGNP, encoded by the coding sequence ATGAACATAGAATGGAAACCTTCCCCCAAAATCATAAAACTCTCCCCGCAACAGGTTCATGTTTGGCGGGTGGAACTCGATCGCAATTCCACAGAAATCCGCCAGTTTCGCGCCATGTTGTCGGAGGAGGAGCAAAAAAGGGCCGATCGCTTTCATTTTGAGCACGATCGCCATCGGTTTATTGTGGGACGGGGGAGGTTGCGATCGCTCTTAGCAAGGTATTTACAGGTTGCACCGGAAGAGATAGAATTTCGGTACAGTGCCAAGGGGAAACCGATGTTGGCAAATGTTGAGCAGGGTCTGCATTTTAATCTGTCTCATTCTGGGGGATTGGCGCTTTATGCGATCGCCTCCCAACCTGTAGGGATTGATTTAGAGCAAATTCGTGACTTATCCGATGCGGAACAGTTGGCGAAACGGTTTTTTACTCCCGCAGAAGCAGAGGCGATCGCTGCTTTACCAATGGCGCAAAAACAAGCGGCATTTTTGAATGCTTGGACTCGCAAGGAAGCATACTTAAAGGCAACTGGGGATGGATTGGCAGGATTGGATGAGGTGGAGGTGTCTCTAATTCCGGGAATGCCTGCCAAATTAGTGGCAATTCAGGGAAATTCGGAGTTAGCATCCAATTGGTTTATTGGGGAACTGCACCCCCATCCCGATTATGTAGCAGCAGTGGCGATCGCCGGTCAAGATTGGCAGGTATGTTATTTTAAAGATGAAAGAGGCAACCCCTAA
- a CDS encoding AAA family ATPase, translated as MATRGDLIRKLFKSFSENDREEFYAAAQELIQEERNKNHLLLAKELEKSLQLTSPVKSIASNGSRWQTYPEVPKAKDTGLPLITVKTYDLTWENVILTDKNREILETVVLENRKQEILTAYNLKPRSTLLFCGPPGCGKTLTAQVLASVLSLPLVYVNLSAVFSSYLGETAINLNLIFEYIHKGQWVVLFDEFDAIGKDRNAANDHGEIKRIVNSLLQLIDSRNHASLFVAATNHSSMLDSAIWRRFDEVLLFDKPSHDAIISLLLKNLGSIRHEIDVYPLADQLKGATGADIERICQNAIKSVILKGEKVLKPEDLEAAIAHHHDRMEVVTRSQNSQEFVTGDANGEL; from the coding sequence ATGGCAACACGCGGCGATTTAATCAGAAAATTGTTTAAAAGTTTCTCGGAAAATGACCGGGAAGAATTTTATGCTGCCGCGCAAGAATTAATTCAAGAAGAACGCAATAAAAATCATCTTTTATTAGCCAAAGAATTAGAAAAGAGTTTACAACTGACAAGCCCCGTAAAATCAATCGCTTCTAATGGTTCACGGTGGCAAACTTACCCAGAAGTTCCTAAAGCTAAGGATACAGGGTTACCCCTGATTACAGTTAAAACCTACGATTTAACCTGGGAAAATGTCATTTTAACGGACAAGAACCGGGAAATTTTAGAGACGGTTGTTTTAGAAAATAGAAAACAAGAGATTTTAACTGCCTACAATCTCAAACCTCGGTCTACTCTTTTATTTTGCGGCCCTCCAGGTTGCGGAAAAACCCTCACGGCCCAAGTGTTAGCCAGTGTTTTATCCTTACCGTTGGTTTATGTAAATTTATCAGCAGTTTTTTCCTCTTATTTGGGAGAAACTGCCATCAATCTCAATCTGATTTTTGAGTATATCCATAAAGGACAATGGGTCGTTTTGTTTGATGAATTTGATGCGATAGGCAAAGACAGAAATGCGGCCAATGACCACGGAGAAATTAAGCGGATTGTCAACAGCTTGCTGCAACTCATCGATTCCAGAAACCATGCGAGTCTGTTTGTAGCAGCCACCAATCATTCATCGATGCTAGATTCGGCTATCTGGCGCAGATTTGATGAGGTTCTTTTATTTGACAAACCCAGTCATGATGCCATCATTTCGCTGCTTTTAAAAAATTTAGGAAGTATTAGACATGAGATAGATGTTTATCCATTGGCGGACCAATTAAAAGGGGCAACAGGCGCAGACATTGAGCGAATTTGCCAAAATGCCATCAAATCGGTTATTCTCAAAGGTGAAAAAGTATTAAAGCCAGAGGATTTAGAAGCAGCGATCGCCCATCATCATGACCGGATGGAGGTCGTTACCCGTTCTCAGAACAGTCAAGAATTTGTGACAGGAGACGCGAATGGAGAACTATGA
- a CDS encoding flagellar motor protein, protein MRFIRSRRHEMPPEFDIWPAFTDLMSNAFMILSFLLLLAIIKPLVSISTMRETEEALRQQLLRTQIDLTSAQNRATLAESQVAPLVAQNQALAAQTQTLQGQLQQEMATPKAPPIIVIRDTGAYQFSSGSAQLPDALQTYVRNQLVPQIEANAAAYNINVIEIIGHTDGQPNNAGSSNLDRSLPQVAAGTTPVNQLVPGSNADLGLMRALAVVQILQTIQGTEGKLQGLQFRPYSAAQLVSPTGNFGNVNPNPDESRRRIEIRFTRLGEETSVQ, encoded by the coding sequence ATGAGATTTATCCGATCTAGGCGGCATGAAATGCCACCCGAATTTGATATTTGGCCCGCATTTACCGACTTAATGTCCAATGCGTTTATGATTCTCAGCTTCCTGCTGCTGCTGGCAATTATCAAACCCTTAGTCTCCATTTCCACTATGCGAGAAACCGAAGAAGCCCTCCGCCAACAGCTTCTCAGAACCCAAATTGACCTCACTAGCGCCCAAAACCGCGCCACCTTAGCGGAATCCCAAGTTGCCCCCTTAGTCGCCCAAAATCAAGCCTTAGCCGCTCAAACCCAAACCTTACAGGGACAATTACAACAGGAAATGGCAACTCCGAAAGCCCCTCCCATTATCGTGATTCGTGATACTGGGGCTTATCAATTTTCTTCTGGAAGTGCTCAACTTCCCGATGCGTTACAAACTTATGTTCGCAATCAATTAGTCCCCCAAATTGAAGCCAACGCCGCCGCTTATAACATCAATGTCATCGAAATTATTGGACATACCGATGGACAACCCAATAATGCCGGTTCTAGTAATTTAGACCGTTCTTTACCACAAGTTGCAGCGGGGACAACCCCAGTTAATCAGTTAGTTCCTGGTTCCAATGCTGATTTAGGATTAATGAGAGCCTTAGCCGTGGTGCAAATTTTGCAAACCATTCAAGGCACCGAAGGGAAGCTGCAAGGATTACAATTTCGCCCCTATTCGGCGGCGCAATTAGTCTCTCCCACGGGAAATTTTGGCAATGTCAATCCCAACCCGGATGAAAGCAGAAGACGGATTGAAATTCGGTTTACCCGCTTAGGGGAAGAAACTAGCGTGCAGTAA
- the recR gene encoding recombination mediator RecR, whose amino-acid sequence MTVYTRPLARLIEQLQRLPGIGPKSAQRLALHLLKRPDDEIQALAKALVDAKQQVGFCKECFHLSAEPICEICRAPNRDRDVICVVSDSRDLIALEKTREFRGKYHVLGGVISPMDGIGPEQLNIQALVRRVSQQQIKEVIIAISPSVEGETTTLYVGQLLKPFTRVTRIAFGLPMGGDLEYADEVTLARALEGRRDLD is encoded by the coding sequence CTGACCGTTTATACTCGTCCTTTAGCTCGTTTAATCGAGCAACTGCAACGTTTGCCAGGAATTGGCCCTAAATCCGCCCAAAGACTGGCCCTTCATTTATTGAAGCGACCCGATGATGAAATTCAGGCATTGGCGAAGGCGTTAGTTGATGCCAAACAACAAGTGGGATTTTGTAAGGAGTGTTTTCACTTGAGTGCAGAACCCATTTGCGAAATCTGTCGTGCACCGAATCGCGATCGCGATGTGATTTGCGTGGTTTCCGACTCTCGGGACTTAATTGCTTTAGAAAAAACCCGGGAATTTAGAGGCAAATATCATGTCCTCGGTGGGGTAATTTCGCCTATGGATGGCATTGGACCTGAACAACTGAATATCCAAGCATTAGTCCGGCGCGTGAGTCAACAACAAATCAAAGAAGTGATTATCGCCATTAGTCCCAGCGTCGAGGGAGAAACCACCACCCTTTATGTGGGACAATTACTCAAACCTTTTACCCGAGTCACGCGCATTGCTTTTGGATTGCCAATGGGAGGAGATTTGGAATATGCCGATGAAGTCACCTTAGCGCGTGCCTTGGAGGGTCGTCGAGATTTAGACTAG
- a CDS encoding S8 family serine peptidase, producing MENYEHLQLRKVESQLPRRKSKPGGFGGEKRGDRRSHGSQLLTQVEVLSQKFEEKHRPFGINPKLIFKIKLRENDSLETHLPSLGLNLLEKAPKVHQAIVVFADDNHLAELEKRLKSYAGLIPKGYEYAYLDDIEELVPLEPEDRIGLLLKLDPLKPGEVVPLDMELWHTGNVKELNSYINEVDEFLRDIGPQLGLKVSDRYIGKYICNLRIQVNSDILEILLQEYQVKEIDRRPQPAFESPLEYNIPLSSLPEIPSPELESTGILVIDSGVQRGHPLIAPALGESEVFPDSKYQFITGGPDDGDIKTGGHGTGVAGIALYGDVAECVKNNSFQPQVWLFSARVTNENNEYDPDSLLDKQIEEAIDYFVRNYKNCKVINISLGDSRLIYQQGEKQFRLAARIDEIAYKFQHQNILFVISAGNFWYESDSAELIARDYPHYLLSEDAQIIEPATAAIALTVGSLSQGKGSGLYPGDARRRAITKVEKYPSSFTRTGFGVDGMIKPELVEFGGDLILDGDRLSNNDWGNAMITLNKNFQGSSLFKFYRGTSFSAPRVANLAAKLFTQFPDATSNLIRALIADSAKIPTDIPPLFEGELSEQKNNRLKIYGYGQPDFTRAAYSQKHQVLLLVDHETLNLGHYQIYEIPLLPEEFIKSKGTKTLSVTLAFDPPTRHTRGDSYLGITMEFYLFRNIEPDNLNKAFFDKGKKPENSEDFMAISIGELKEKHGNNIEIELKPGRELRNKGTLQKGKLSFSKANWKYDYKPLYLVVACKKKWVNPDEISSQRYAIVASISHSNESVDLYNKLRGEIRLTPRIRG from the coding sequence ATGGAGAACTATGAACATTTACAGTTGCGTAAAGTTGAGAGTCAATTACCTAGAAGAAAATCAAAACCGGGAGGGTTTGGCGGCGAAAAAAGAGGCGATCGCCGGTCTCATGGCAGTCAGTTATTAACCCAAGTAGAGGTCCTGAGTCAAAAGTTTGAGGAGAAACATCGTCCATTCGGGATTAACCCTAAATTAATTTTTAAAATTAAACTGAGAGAAAATGACAGTTTAGAAACCCATCTCCCTTCTCTCGGTCTTAATCTACTCGAAAAAGCACCCAAAGTGCATCAAGCGATCGTGGTTTTTGCTGACGACAATCACCTCGCTGAATTGGAGAAGCGATTAAAGTCCTACGCCGGTTTAATTCCCAAGGGTTATGAATATGCCTATTTAGACGACATTGAAGAGTTGGTCCCCCTAGAACCAGAAGATAGGATAGGACTATTGCTTAAACTTGACCCTTTAAAACCCGGTGAAGTTGTTCCCTTAGATATGGAATTATGGCATACCGGCAATGTAAAGGAACTCAACAGCTATATCAATGAAGTAGATGAGTTTTTACGGGATATTGGACCTCAATTAGGGCTGAAAGTCAGCGATCGCTATATTGGTAAATATATTTGTAACCTGCGAATTCAAGTCAATTCAGATATTTTAGAAATTTTATTGCAAGAATATCAAGTCAAAGAAATTGACCGAAGACCGCAACCCGCTTTCGAGTCGCCCCTGGAGTACAACATTCCGCTATCAAGTTTACCTGAAATCCCATCCCCAGAATTAGAATCTACTGGCATCTTAGTGATTGATTCAGGAGTGCAAAGAGGACATCCCCTGATTGCCCCTGCATTAGGAGAGAGTGAAGTATTCCCCGATTCTAAATATCAGTTCATTACCGGAGGGCCAGACGATGGCGATATTAAAACCGGAGGTCATGGTACAGGGGTTGCAGGAATTGCCCTTTATGGCGATGTGGCTGAATGTGTCAAAAATAATTCATTTCAACCCCAAGTTTGGCTATTTTCTGCCCGGGTCACCAATGAAAATAACGAATATGACCCCGATTCGCTTTTAGACAAACAGATTGAAGAGGCAATTGATTATTTTGTCAGGAATTATAAAAATTGTAAGGTTATTAATATTTCCCTGGGGGATAGCCGGTTAATTTACCAGCAAGGGGAAAAGCAATTCCGATTAGCGGCTAGAATTGACGAAATTGCTTATAAATTTCAGCATCAAAATATCCTATTTGTTATTTCTGCCGGTAATTTTTGGTATGAGTCGGACTCGGCAGAATTGATTGCCCGAGATTATCCCCATTATCTCCTCAGTGAAGACGCACAGATTATAGAACCCGCTACAGCAGCGATCGCCTTAACCGTGGGGTCTTTATCCCAGGGTAAAGGGAGTGGACTCTATCCAGGTGATGCCCGCAGGAGGGCGATCACTAAAGTGGAAAAATACCCCTCCTCTTTTACCCGGACCGGATTTGGGGTTGACGGGATGATTAAACCGGAACTGGTGGAGTTTGGGGGAGATTTAATTTTAGATGGCGATCGCCTCAGTAATAATGATTGGGGGAATGCGATGATTACTCTCAATAAGAATTTTCAAGGTTCCTCCCTCTTTAAATTCTATAGGGGCACCAGTTTTTCAGCCCCTCGTGTTGCCAACTTAGCCGCTAAACTGTTTACCCAATTCCCCGATGCCACCTCCAACCTAATTCGGGCATTAATCGCCGATTCTGCTAAAATTCCCACCGATATTCCTCCTCTGTTTGAGGGAGAATTATCAGAACAAAAAAATAATCGATTAAAAATTTATGGATATGGGCAACCCGATTTTACAAGGGCCGCTTACTCGCAAAAGCACCAAGTCTTGTTATTAGTCGATCATGAAACCCTCAACCTGGGGCATTACCAAATTTATGAAATTCCGCTTTTACCGGAAGAATTTATCAAAAGTAAGGGGACGAAAACTTTATCGGTCACTCTAGCATTTGACCCACCCACAAGGCATACTCGGGGAGACTCTTACCTCGGGATTACGATGGAATTTTACTTGTTTAGAAACATTGAACCCGACAATTTGAATAAGGCATTTTTTGATAAAGGCAAAAAGCCGGAAAATTCAGAAGATTTTATGGCAATATCTATCGGAGAGTTAAAAGAAAAACATGGCAATAATATAGAAATAGAACTTAAGCCTGGTCGAGAACTTCGCAATAAAGGAACCCTGCAAAAAGGAAAATTGTCGTTTTCAAAAGCCAACTGGAAGTATGATTATAAACCCCTCTATTTAGTAGTTGCCTGCAAAAAAAAGTGGGTCAATCCCGACGAGATATCGAGTCAGAGGTATGCGATAGTCGCGTCCATCAGTCATTCCAATGAATCCGTTGATTTATATAACAAACTCCGAGGGGAAATCCGCTTAACCCCGAGAATAAGAGGCTAG